In Mastomys coucha isolate ucsf_1 unplaced genomic scaffold, UCSF_Mcou_1 pScaffold5, whole genome shotgun sequence, one genomic interval encodes:
- the Tbxt gene encoding T-box transcription factor T isoform X1 yields MSSPGTESAGKSLQYRVDHLLSAVESELQAGSEKGDPTERELRVGLEESELWLRFKELTNEMIVTKNGRRMFPVLKVNVSGLDPNAMYSFLLDFVAADNHRWKYVNGEWVPGGKPEPQAPSCVYIHPDSPNFGAHWMKAPVSFSKVKLTNKLNGGGQIMLNSLHKYEPRIHIVRVGGPQRMITSHCFPETQFIAVTAYQNEEITALKIKYNPFAKAFLDAKERNDHKDVMEEPGDCQQPGYPQSGGWLVPGAGTLCPPAGSHPQFGGSLSLPSTHGCERYPTLRNHRSSPYPSPYTHRNNSPTYADNSAACLSMLQSHDNWSSLGVPAHTSMLPVSHNASPPTGSSQYPSLWSVSNGTITPGSQTAGVSNGLGAQFFRGSPAHYAPLTHTVSATTSSSSSGSPMYEGAATVTDISDSQYDTAQSLLIASWTPVSPPSM; encoded by the exons ATGAGCTCCCCGGGCACAGAGAGCGCAGGGAAGAGCCTGCAGTACCGAGTGGACCACCTGCTCAGCGCCGTGGAGAGCGAGCTGCAGGCAGGCAGCGAGAAGGGCGACCCCACCGAACGCGAACTGCGAGTGGGCCTGGAGGAGAGCGAGCTGTGGCTGCGCTTCAAGGAGCTAACTAACGAGATGATTGTGACCAAGAATGGCAG GAGGATGTTCCCGGTGCTGAAGGTAAATGTGTCAGGTCTGGACCCCAATGCCATGTATTCCTTCTTGCTGGACTTCGTGGCGGCTGACAACCACCGCTGGAAGTACGTGAATGGGGAATGGGTGCCTGGGGGCAAACCAGAGCCTCAGGCGCCCAGCTGCGTCTACATCCACCCAGACTCGCCCAATTTTGGGGCCCACTGGATGAAGGCGCCTGTGTCTTTCAGCAAAGTCAAACTCACCAACAAGCTCAACGGAGGAGGACAG ATCATGTTAAACTCCTTGCATAAGTATGAACCTCGGATTCACATCGTGAGAGTTGGGGGCCCGCAACGCATGATCACCAGCCACTGCTTTCCCGAGACCCAGTTCATAGCTGTGACTGCCTACCAGAATGAGGAG aTTACAGCccttaaaattaaatacaacccGTTTGCTAAAGCCTTCCTTGATGCCAAAGAAAG AAACGACCACAAAGATGTAATGGAGGAGCCAGGGGACTGCCAGCAGCCAGGGTATCCCCAAT CAGGGGGGTGGCTTGTTCCTGGTGCTGGCACCCTCTGCCCACCTGCTGGCTCCCACCCTCAGTTTGGAGgctcactctctctcccctccacacATGGCTGTGAGAGATACCCAACTCTACGGAACCACCGGTCATCGCCCTACCCCAGCCCCTATACTCATCGGAACAACTCTCCAA CCTATGCCGACAATTCAGCTGCATGCCTGTCCATGTTGCAGTCCCATGACAACTGGTCTAGCCTCGGAGTGCCTGCCCACACCAGCATGCTGCCTGTGAGTCATAACGCCAGCCCACCTACTGGCTCTAG CCAGTACCCCAGCCTCTGGTCTGTGAGCAATGGTACCATCACCCCAGGCTCCCAGACAGCTGGGGTGTCCAACGGGCTGGGCGCTCAGTTCTTTCGAGGCTCCCCTGCGCATTACGCACCCCTGACGCACACAGTCTCAGCCACcacgtcctcctcgtcctctggTTCTCCGATGTATGAAGGGGCTGCTACAGTCACAGACATTTCTGACAGCCAGTATGACACGGCCCAAAGTCTCCTCATAGCCTCGTGGACACCTGTGTCACCTCCATCCATGTGA
- the Tbxt gene encoding T-box transcription factor T isoform X3 — MSSPGTESAGKSLQYRVDHLLSAVESELQAGSEKGDPTERELRVGLEESELWLRFKELTNEMIVTKNGRRMFPVLKVNVSGLDPNAMYSFLLDFVAADNHRWKYVNGEWVPGGKPEPQAPSCVYIHPDSPNFGAHWMKAPVSFSKVKLTNKLNGGGQIMLNSLHKYEPRIHIVRVGGPQRMITSHCFPETQFIAVTAYQNEEITALKIKYNPFAKAFLDAKERNDHKDVMEEPGDCQQPGYPQSYADNSAACLSMLQSHDNWSSLGVPAHTSMLPVSHNASPPTGSSQYPSLWSVSNGTITPGSQTAGVSNGLGAQFFRGSPAHYAPLTHTVSATTSSSSSGSPMYEGAATVTDISDSQYDTAQSLLIASWTPVSPPSM, encoded by the exons ATGAGCTCCCCGGGCACAGAGAGCGCAGGGAAGAGCCTGCAGTACCGAGTGGACCACCTGCTCAGCGCCGTGGAGAGCGAGCTGCAGGCAGGCAGCGAGAAGGGCGACCCCACCGAACGCGAACTGCGAGTGGGCCTGGAGGAGAGCGAGCTGTGGCTGCGCTTCAAGGAGCTAACTAACGAGATGATTGTGACCAAGAATGGCAG GAGGATGTTCCCGGTGCTGAAGGTAAATGTGTCAGGTCTGGACCCCAATGCCATGTATTCCTTCTTGCTGGACTTCGTGGCGGCTGACAACCACCGCTGGAAGTACGTGAATGGGGAATGGGTGCCTGGGGGCAAACCAGAGCCTCAGGCGCCCAGCTGCGTCTACATCCACCCAGACTCGCCCAATTTTGGGGCCCACTGGATGAAGGCGCCTGTGTCTTTCAGCAAAGTCAAACTCACCAACAAGCTCAACGGAGGAGGACAG ATCATGTTAAACTCCTTGCATAAGTATGAACCTCGGATTCACATCGTGAGAGTTGGGGGCCCGCAACGCATGATCACCAGCCACTGCTTTCCCGAGACCCAGTTCATAGCTGTGACTGCCTACCAGAATGAGGAG aTTACAGCccttaaaattaaatacaacccGTTTGCTAAAGCCTTCCTTGATGCCAAAGAAAG AAACGACCACAAAGATGTAATGGAGGAGCCAGGGGACTGCCAGCAGCCAGGGTATCCCCAAT CCTATGCCGACAATTCAGCTGCATGCCTGTCCATGTTGCAGTCCCATGACAACTGGTCTAGCCTCGGAGTGCCTGCCCACACCAGCATGCTGCCTGTGAGTCATAACGCCAGCCCACCTACTGGCTCTAG CCAGTACCCCAGCCTCTGGTCTGTGAGCAATGGTACCATCACCCCAGGCTCCCAGACAGCTGGGGTGTCCAACGGGCTGGGCGCTCAGTTCTTTCGAGGCTCCCCTGCGCATTACGCACCCCTGACGCACACAGTCTCAGCCACcacgtcctcctcgtcctctggTTCTCCGATGTATGAAGGGGCTGCTACAGTCACAGACATTTCTGACAGCCAGTATGACACGGCCCAAAGTCTCCTCATAGCCTCGTGGACACCTGTGTCACCTCCATCCATGTGA
- the Tbxt gene encoding T-box transcription factor T isoform X2: MSSPGTESAGKSLQYRVDHLLSAVESELQAGSEKGDPTERELRVGLEESELWLRFKELTNEMIVTKNGRRMFPVLKVNVSGLDPNAMYSFLLDFVAADNHRWKYVNGEWVPGGKPEPQAPSCVYIHPDSPNFGAHWMKAPVSFSKVKLTNKLNGGGQIMLNSLHKYEPRIHIVRVGGPQRMITSHCFPETQFIAVTAYQNEEITALKIKYNPFAKAFLDAKERNDHKDVMEEPGDCQQPGYPQWGWLVPGAGTLCPPAGSHPQFGGSLSLPSTHGCERYPTLRNHRSSPYPSPYTHRNNSPTYADNSAACLSMLQSHDNWSSLGVPAHTSMLPVSHNASPPTGSSQYPSLWSVSNGTITPGSQTAGVSNGLGAQFFRGSPAHYAPLTHTVSATTSSSSSGSPMYEGAATVTDISDSQYDTAQSLLIASWTPVSPPSM; the protein is encoded by the exons ATGAGCTCCCCGGGCACAGAGAGCGCAGGGAAGAGCCTGCAGTACCGAGTGGACCACCTGCTCAGCGCCGTGGAGAGCGAGCTGCAGGCAGGCAGCGAGAAGGGCGACCCCACCGAACGCGAACTGCGAGTGGGCCTGGAGGAGAGCGAGCTGTGGCTGCGCTTCAAGGAGCTAACTAACGAGATGATTGTGACCAAGAATGGCAG GAGGATGTTCCCGGTGCTGAAGGTAAATGTGTCAGGTCTGGACCCCAATGCCATGTATTCCTTCTTGCTGGACTTCGTGGCGGCTGACAACCACCGCTGGAAGTACGTGAATGGGGAATGGGTGCCTGGGGGCAAACCAGAGCCTCAGGCGCCCAGCTGCGTCTACATCCACCCAGACTCGCCCAATTTTGGGGCCCACTGGATGAAGGCGCCTGTGTCTTTCAGCAAAGTCAAACTCACCAACAAGCTCAACGGAGGAGGACAG ATCATGTTAAACTCCTTGCATAAGTATGAACCTCGGATTCACATCGTGAGAGTTGGGGGCCCGCAACGCATGATCACCAGCCACTGCTTTCCCGAGACCCAGTTCATAGCTGTGACTGCCTACCAGAATGAGGAG aTTACAGCccttaaaattaaatacaacccGTTTGCTAAAGCCTTCCTTGATGCCAAAGAAAG AAACGACCACAAAGATGTAATGGAGGAGCCAGGGGACTGCCAGCAGCCAGGGTATCCCCAAT GGGGGTGGCTTGTTCCTGGTGCTGGCACCCTCTGCCCACCTGCTGGCTCCCACCCTCAGTTTGGAGgctcactctctctcccctccacacATGGCTGTGAGAGATACCCAACTCTACGGAACCACCGGTCATCGCCCTACCCCAGCCCCTATACTCATCGGAACAACTCTCCAA CCTATGCCGACAATTCAGCTGCATGCCTGTCCATGTTGCAGTCCCATGACAACTGGTCTAGCCTCGGAGTGCCTGCCCACACCAGCATGCTGCCTGTGAGTCATAACGCCAGCCCACCTACTGGCTCTAG CCAGTACCCCAGCCTCTGGTCTGTGAGCAATGGTACCATCACCCCAGGCTCCCAGACAGCTGGGGTGTCCAACGGGCTGGGCGCTCAGTTCTTTCGAGGCTCCCCTGCGCATTACGCACCCCTGACGCACACAGTCTCAGCCACcacgtcctcctcgtcctctggTTCTCCGATGTATGAAGGGGCTGCTACAGTCACAGACATTTCTGACAGCCAGTATGACACGGCCCAAAGTCTCCTCATAGCCTCGTGGACACCTGTGTCACCTCCATCCATGTGA